GGTAGAAAAAGTTAAGGTCTCTTCAATGATGTTTGATATTAATGGTCATTATGTATTCAATTCTCTTGACAAATATGAGTTCTACGGAATTGCAGGACTTGATATATTATTAGCAAAGAAAAAGAATGATTATGAATCTTCCGTGGATTATACTGAGTCAGATAATGCTCTGGGGCTTAACATTGGTATAGGAACATATATGAAAATGACCGAAACGATGGATATTTACGGTGAAGCGAAATATGTCTTCAACAACAAATACAATCAGTTTATGCTGAATGTAGGTGTGCTTCTTAATATTGACTGGATGAAGAAAAACGAAAATTCCGAACTATAGATTATTTATCTCTTCCGATAAGCGAGCTGGCCAGTTGTGCCAGCTCTTTTTTTCTTTCACTTTCAACACTTACTCTATCAAGTAGTCCAAAAGCTGTGTTTATATACTCATTTGCCAGCTCTTCTGTTACAGATCTTATATTTAGATGATCATATATGGTAACTACCTCCTTCACTTTCTCCTCAGGATTGAATTCTTTAAGTGAATATAGTGTCTTAAGTTCTTTCAATTCTTTTCCTGATGCAATCTCTAGCGCTTTTACCAGCAAAAATGTCTTCTTATTTGAAATGATATCCCCGCCGGCCACTTTCCCAAAAACCCGGGTATCTCCATACGCGTCAAGAAGATCATCCTGTATCTGGAATGCCAGTCCAAGGTTTCTTCCAAACTCATAAAGCAGATCTGAATCCTTATCCCCTGCGCCACCGATTACAGCACCAATCCTGACGGCTGCAGCCAGCAAAACTGAAGTTTTCAGTTCTATCATCCGGATATACTCATTCTGCGAAACTATCGTTGCTTTTTCAAAATCGATATCAAGCTGCTGTCCGACACATACTTCTACAGCTGCTTTGTTAAAGATCCTGAAGACTTTAGCCATACAGTGCAAAGGGGCCTGCAGGAAACAGTCATTTGCTATAAAGGCCATCACATCACCTGAAAGAACAGCCTGATTAATATTCCATTTGGTATGAACTGTCGGGAAATTTCTTCTTACAGGAGCCTGATCCATAATATCATCATGTACCAGTGTAAAATTATGGAAGACCTCTATTCCTGTAGCTGGCATAACAGCCTCATCGATTTTGTCATTGTACAGGTTACAAGCCATCAGGGCAAGAACCGGCCTAAGACGTTTTCCGCCAATTGAAAGAATATATTTAACAGGGTCTATTAGTTTTTCTGCCTCCGTGTTGTACGAAAGATTTAAGATAGCCTTTTCGACTAAGTCTTTTAGTTCAGCCTGATTATACATTATCGTTATCCTCTCAGAGCCTCAGCACCACTTACAACTTCAAGTATCTGGTTTGTTATTGTCGCCTGTCTTGCTTTGTTGTACTGCAGGGTAAGATCCCTAATCATGCTTGTTGCATTGTCAGTTGCCTTGTGCATTGATGTCATTCTGGCTCCATGTTCCGCTACAAAAGAATTAAGTATCGCTTTATAGAACTGAATTTTAAGGGATTTCGGAATAAGTTCCTTAACTATTTCCTCCTGGGTTGGTTCATATATGTAATCTGTCGGAGCCAGAGCTGTTTTTCCTTCCGTAATTGTACTTACCGGGAGAAATTGTTCATTTGTAAGGATCTGAACTGCTGCATTTTTAAACTGGTTATACACGAGTTCTATTCTGTCAAATTCCTTCAGGGTAAAACTCTTCATTACCTGTTCTGCAACACCGGCAACGTTATCAAATGTAAGATCGTGAAGTAGATTATTCTGATCCTGAAGCATGTTAATTTTAAGCTTTCTGAAGAAGTCGTATCCCTTCTTACCGATTGGCAGAAGCCATACATTATTGTTCTTGTATTGTTCTGAGTATTTTTCGGTAATGATTCTTCGTGTCTCTTTTATAACATTCGTATTAAATGCTCCGCAAAGACCGCGGTTTGAGGTGATTACAACAATTAGCACTTTTTCAGGACTGGATTGTCTCCCATATACGTTTTCAATCTCAGAGTCTGCCAGACTCTGATTGAGTCCTACAAGAATCTCGTATAATTTGTTTGCATATGGACGAAGCCGTACTATTTTATCCTGTGCTTTTCTCAACTTTGCAGCAGAAACCATTTTCATGGCTGAAGTAATCTGTCGCGTTGATTTGACAGAGGTTATCCTAATCCTTATTGCTTTTAAATTCGCCATTTAAAGTTCATTTATTCAACCCCGAAGTCTTAATCTGCCTGATATTTCATTGCTAATTCTGTTGCAACTTTCTCGAGGGTTTTTGTGATATCATTGTTAAGGATCCCATCCCGAAGACTGTCAAGCACATCGCGGTGTTTAAGTTCCATAAACTCGAGAAATTCACTTTCAAAGTTTTTAACCTTACTTGTGGGAACATTCTTTAACAAACCCATTGTTCCGCAATAAATTATTGCAACCTGATTTTCAACAGTCATTGGTGCATACTGTGGCTGTTTAAGAATCTGAACGTTTTTGGCACCTTTATTAAGAATAGCCAGTGTTGTTGCATCCAGATCGGAACCAAATTTGGAAAATGCTTCAAGTTCACGATACTGGGCCTGGTCAACCTTAAGTGTACCGGCTATTTTCTTCATCGATTTGATCTGAGCGTTACCACCCACCCTCGACACTGAAATACCAACGTTGATAGCCGGTCTTACACCAGAGTTAAAGAGGCTTGATTCGAGAAAGATCTGACCGTCTGTTATAGAAATAACATTGGTAGGAATATAGGCAGAAACGTCACCGGCCTGTGTTTCAATTATAGGAAGTGCTGTTAATGATCCTCCTCCTTTAACCATATGTCTTATAGATTCAGGAAGGTCATTCATTTTTTGTGCAACCTCGTCTGATTCAATGATTTTAGCAGCTCTTTCCAGAAGTCTGGAGTGCAAATAGAATACGTCGCCGGGATATGCTTCACGTCCAGGTGGACGACGAAGCAGGAGGGAGACCTCCCTGTATGAAACAGCCTGTTTTGAAAGGTCATCGTAAATGATCAAAGCATCGCGGCCTGTATCGCGGAAAAATTCACCAATAGCGGCTCCTGCGAAAGGTGCATAGAACTGCGATGCGGCAGGATCAGAAGCCGTAGCAAGTACAATAACAGTATACTGAAGAGCTCCGTGTTCCTCTAGAGTTGCAGCAATATTTGCAACTGTTGAACCCTTCTGACCGATAGCTACATAAATGCAATATACAGGCTTTCCTTTTTCGAAATTACTTTTCTGATTGATAATAGTATCTATGGCAATAGCTGTCTTTCCGGTCTGCCTGTCGCCGATAATCAATTCACGCTGTCCGCGTCCGATCGGTATCATTGCATCGATTGCCTTGATTCCGGTCTGCAGAGGCTGCCTGACCGGCTGACGGAAAATAACCCCGGGGGCTTTTCTTTCAAACGGAAGATTATATAATTCTCCGGTTATCGGACCTTTTCCATCGAGAGGCTGGCCTGTAGGACTGATAACCCTTCCAAGCAATCCTTCACCTACACCCAGTGATGCAATTCTACCCGTTCTTTTTACTATATCGCCTTCATTTACCTCTTCGGTCGGTCCGAGCAATACAGCTCCTATATTGTCTTCCTCCAGGTTCAGAACAATAGCTTCAATTCCATTTTCAAATACAATCAGCTCATTCGACTGAACATTTGAAAGTCCGTAAATACGGGCTATCCCGTCACCAACCTGAAGCACGGTTCCTACTTCCTCAAGTTCAACACCGGTCTGTATCCCTTCGAGTTGCTGTTTGAGAATCTTTGAAACTTCTGCTGGTTTAATATTTGCCATATTATGTTATCTTAAAATACTTTAATACTACTATGCAATTATGAGACTACAAGGCCTCCTAATAACTCTTTTCTAATTTTTCTTAATTTATTCTGAATG
The nucleotide sequence above comes from Bacteroidales bacterium. Encoded proteins:
- a CDS encoding outer membrane beta-barrel protein translates to MKKLVLTLVLILSVLSTVNAQFTKVGGGLALSSGFPFHQMDYPENRSGIMAVSFKGIYEISVPLHISPSFTFFYPNITKFQVEKVKVSSMMFDINGHYVFNSLDKYEFYGIAGLDILLAKKKNDYESSVDYTESDNALGLNIGIGTYMKMTETMDIYGEAKYVFNNKYNQFMLNVGVLLNIDWMKKNENSEL
- a CDS encoding F0F1 ATP synthase subunit alpha; protein product: MANIKPAEVSKILKQQLEGIQTGVELEEVGTVLQVGDGIARIYGLSNVQSNELIVFENGIEAIVLNLEEDNIGAVLLGPTEEVNEGDIVKRTGRIASLGVGEGLLGRVISPTGQPLDGKGPITGELYNLPFERKAPGVIFRQPVRQPLQTGIKAIDAMIPIGRGQRELIIGDRQTGKTAIAIDTIINQKSNFEKGKPVYCIYVAIGQKGSTVANIAATLEEHGALQYTVIVLATASDPAASQFYAPFAGAAIGEFFRDTGRDALIIYDDLSKQAVSYREVSLLLRRPPGREAYPGDVFYLHSRLLERAAKIIESDEVAQKMNDLPESIRHMVKGGGSLTALPIIETQAGDVSAYIPTNVISITDGQIFLESSLFNSGVRPAINVGISVSRVGGNAQIKSMKKIAGTLKVDQAQYRELEAFSKFGSDLDATTLAILNKGAKNVQILKQPQYAPMTVENQVAIIYCGTMGLLKNVPTSKVKNFESEFLEFMELKHRDVLDSLRDGILNNDITKTLEKVATELAMKYQAD
- a CDS encoding polyprenyl synthetase family protein, translated to MYNQAELKDLVEKAILNLSYNTEAEKLIDPVKYILSIGGKRLRPVLALMACNLYNDKIDEAVMPATGIEVFHNFTLVHDDIMDQAPVRRNFPTVHTKWNINQAVLSGDVMAFIANDCFLQAPLHCMAKVFRIFNKAAVEVCVGQQLDIDFEKATIVSQNEYIRMIELKTSVLLAAAVRIGAVIGGAGDKDSDLLYEFGRNLGLAFQIQDDLLDAYGDTRVFGKVAGGDIISNKKTFLLVKALEIASGKELKELKTLYSLKEFNPEEKVKEVVTIYDHLNIRSVTEELANEYINTAFGLLDRVSVESERKKELAQLASSLIGRDK
- the atpG gene encoding ATP synthase F1 subunit gamma, whose translation is MANLKAIRIRITSVKSTRQITSAMKMVSAAKLRKAQDKIVRLRPYANKLYEILVGLNQSLADSEIENVYGRQSSPEKVLIVVITSNRGLCGAFNTNVIKETRRIITEKYSEQYKNNNVWLLPIGKKGYDFFRKLKINMLQDQNNLLHDLTFDNVAGVAEQVMKSFTLKEFDRIELVYNQFKNAAVQILTNEQFLPVSTITEGKTALAPTDYIYEPTQEEIVKELIPKSLKIQFYKAILNSFVAEHGARMTSMHKATDNATSMIRDLTLQYNKARQATITNQILEVVSGAEALRG